The Halobaculum sp. CBA1158 genome contains the following window.
AATGCGAATCATCACGCGCCAGCAGCGGGTCGTGTGAACGGGACAGGAATGGTCTACGCACCCGTAAGCGGCCGGGGTGACACTCCGAACTGTGCGCTCTACGGTCTCTCTGCTGCGAACGGGACCTCGAAGTGGAGCTACCAGATACCGACACAGAACTGCGCGATCCATTCGGTCGCGGACCCGACACTCGCAGACTATGACAGTGACGGTGTCCGCGAGGTGTTGGCAGCGACGACTGAGCAGGCCATCATCGCGTTCAACCCGCTTACTGGCGAGGAGGAACTCCGTGTGAACCTCACGGACTACGGATACACTCGACCGGTCGTAACGGATCTCCGTGGCGATGCGAGCAAGGAGATCGTCGTCGTCGACGTGAAAGGGACGGTGTTGGTCGTCCGCCCGAACGGGACGAACGTCTGGTCTGCGCGACTGGAATCGTATACGTGGGGGCAACCCGGTGTCGCCGACTTCGACGGCGACGGGAAAAAAGAGGTCGTCATCGGTATTAGCGACGGAAACCTCACCATGTTCGAAGGAGACGGAAGCGTTTCTTGGCGTCGACAGGACGCGTTCGGCGAGTCGATCACGTGGATGGCGACGGGACAGGCCGACGACGATCCCGGTACAGAGGTTGTCGTGGCGACCACCGGTGGGACGGTCGCACTGATCGACGGTAATGCCGGTGAGATACAGTGGCAGAAGGACTTCGGAAACTTTGCGGCGGTCCATGCGTTCGGCGACGGTGACGGAGACGGCGAACCGGAAATCTACGCCGTCGCCCGCGGCGGGAAACTCAGGAGCCTCGATGCGAAGACCGGAACAGTCGAGTGGACGACGACACTGACGTCCGCCAACGTGCAGATGATGCCACCGCCAGCGCTGGGGAATGTCGACGACGACGAGGCGAAAGAGCTCGTCGCAGTGACCAACGATGGTATCGTTTCAGTCATCGACCCGCGTGACGGTGACGTTCTTGACACGTACAAGCGGGAGGTTTCCATATTCTCGCATCCTCAGCTTGCGGACACAGATGGTGACGGTGTACAGGAGATCTACGTCATGTACGGTGACGGTCGAGTTGTCGCACTCGAGGCGGCAGGGAACAGGGAGGCAAAACAAACCACAGAAACGACGAAGTCGTCGCCTTCCGTCGACCACACCGGAGACGAGTTCTCCTAACAGCTGGGTCACGGTAATTGCAGGTGGTGATACGAGCACAGGGAGTCTCGCTGGTCACAGAGGAGAATTTGAGGTAAAGGATGAATATGCCGCCATTCGGGTCCATGAGGTAGTTGAAGTACGTCTCGCAGTTCTTGCATCAGCATTTCTGAGCATCCTTGCCCGTTTTCCCGCTTGACAACCTCGTCACTTCCTTAGTGAAGACACGTCACTGTCCCGCCGAAGCGGCCGAGACAGCACCGTTTGAAGACATCCTACTACAGAACGGTTCGTAGTGAGTTTACAGACGTGTTTCCTCGGAACGAGAACTTACGGGTTCGGTCACTTCACTTGAACGGTCCCGATCATCCCAGAACTCTCATGTGGAATACAAAAGTATCCGTACGTACCGGCTTGATCGAACGTGTGCTCGTAGCTCTCGCCCGGTGCGATGAGCCCCTCACTGATGCGATTCTTCGCAGCACGCTCTGACTCGAACCCGCCACTTGCGAAGTACGCGCTCCCGTCTGGAATCTCGTCTTCATACGCTGTGACCGTGTGCTCGATGTCGCTCTCGTTCGTCCACGTTACCGTCTCCCCTGTTTCGATCGTCGAAGTCTTCGGCTCGAACGTGAGGTCGCCGGGCATCGTGACGGTCTGAGCCGACGAGGACTGTCCGCCCAGACACCCAGCCGTGCTAAGCATCGCCAGGGTGGCAGTGCTGAGTCGCAACACCGTTCGCCGATCGTAAAATTCGGGTGACATTAATACAGAGATGGGTGGTGCCGATTAGAGCGCCACGAAGAGGTCAGTCACGTACATGATAGCGAGGCCGAGCAGGAATGCGAGTAGGTTTGTCGCACTCGCCACGCGACCGCCGGCATCACGAACCATTCGCGCGATCTCCCAGTCGACCTGTAGGATTGCGCCAACGCCGATCGCGAGGAAGAAGGCGCCAATCGTCGGTGAGTAGGCGAGACTGCCGATCCAGCCACCGAAGATGACCGGTGCGCCGGCGATGACGCCGAGCGCTGCGAAGTGCTTGAGCGCTGGCCGTTCTCCGCGGGCGACCGGCGCGACGACAGCCGGACCCTCTGTCACGTTGTGGAGCATGAACCCGATCACGAGGAACGCACCGAGCGACACGCGTCCGAGTGCGAACGAACTCCCGATAGCAAGTCCTTCCGCGAGGTTGTGCAAGCCGATTCCTATCGCGACCAGATAGGCGATCCAGAGACCGCTACTCGCCCGACTATCACCAGCGGCGACACGGCCCTCACGCCACGCACTGATCGCCTGTACGAGTAATAGTGCGCCGAATATCCCGAAGACGACCAAGAGGTTGCCCTCGTATGCGCCTGGAATCCTCTCGGCGAGCTCGAACGCCTCAAACCCGGCGTCGAACGCCAAGAAGCCCAGTACGCCGGCCGCAAACAGGAGCACGGCGTGCAGCCACCGATCGCTCATCGTCTTGATGTAGGGGAACCACAGCATCCCTAATGCGACTGGGATCACGCCCACGAACAGCCCGATGACTGCAAGCGTCCCGAGCAGCCCGAGGCTAAACCCGGGTGATTGACTCGGCGCGACGATCGTATTATGGAACGTTGCTCCATCAGATAGTACGAGGGTGACTCCGAGGTCCCACCCCGGATTCCAGTGATACGGAATCACGATCTGTGCGCTTTCCATCGGGGCGAGCGTTTGGTCACCACCAGCTCCTTCGACTCGGAAATCCCAGTACGCCTCGTCGACGAGAACCTGTGATATCGTCACAGATTCGGGCCCGTTGTTCGTCACGTGCAAGACGACCGTTTCGTCGCTCGGAAGGGTCGTATGTGTGATCGTCACGTCGGGAAGCGGTGTGCCGCTCTGAACTCCGGCGAGCGGGGACGTGAACGCGAACACGCCCAAAACGAGTACGAGCAACACAATCGGGAGTAACGCGCTGACCCATCGCGGAAGCCCGAGCGGTTGTGTGATCTCTTCGTCAGCCGTTACACCACCGTCCGTCGTCGTGTCTTGTGTCTTATCCGCCATATTAGACCACCTCGAAGAAGCTCATCCAGCCGAGTTCGGCGAACTCCGACTGATGCGCGTGGAACATGTACAGCCCGGGCTCGTGGTCCGAGTAGTCGATCTCGATGATTCCGCGCTGGGCTTGACACTGCATGATCGTGTCCACGGTCTTATTCGTCGGCGTCAGCGTCGTCCCGTGGTCGTAGTAGTCGAAGAACTGCGAATGCGTGTGGAACGAGTTGATGAGGTCGAACTCCGTTGCATTGGAGAGGTATACGCGCTGGCGTTGGTCCTTGTCGATCTGGATGGGACGTTTCGTCTCGCCCGCCGTCCAGTTGCCCTCACCGTCGGTGTCACCAACTCCATATCCGAACGCCCGCGTGTTCGCTGCGTAGACCTCGTTACCGCCGTCGAAGTTGGTGTCGAACGAGTTCATCACCATCACCATCTCGTTGACGGCATCGTTTTCGGCGTACTCGTGATTCCGGCTCTTCGCCTCTTCGACGAGCTGCTCTCGGAAGTCGTCGGTAATCGGACCCGGGTAGTTGACGTACTCGCGTGGATTCTCCCTGACGCGTTCGGGGTCCGGATCGACGATGATCGTGCCGTAGAGTCCGCGGTGGATGTGTTCTTTCAGTGGGAGCGAGTGGCAGTGATAGAAGTGCGTACCGGCGGGCTGGGCGATCCACTCGTAGGTGAAGGATTCACCCGTATCGAGGACGCCGGGTCCGTTTTGTGGGATCCCGTCCATTCGCGGGTTGAGGTTCTTCAGGTGTGGATGGATCGTGTGCGCGTGTCGTCCCAGGTTCGTGAACTTCACGCGGATGAGGTCGCCCTCGACGGCACGGATCGTCGGGCCCGGCACCTGGCCGTTGTACGCCCACGCCGAGAACTCGATGCCCGGCGCAATCGTGATCGTCGTGTCGACGGCAGTGAACTCGAATTCCCGTACGGTTTGGCCGTCCTCTTCGTAGACCTGTTGGGGAACGTTATCCTGTCCGCTCTCTCCGGTATTGAACGCAGTGAGGAATTCGTGGGGGTCGAAATCCAAATCCCGGTATTCGCCCACTGCACCGAAGTTACCGTGTTCACCCTCATCGTCGTGATCGGACGAGGCAGCTGCTCGGGAGCTCCCGAGTCCGACTGCTGCACTCCCGGCAACACCGAGCCCGCCGAGGACCGTGCGGCGACTGACACTCGTTTCACCAGTGAGTGATTCCACCAGTCGCTCTTCAAGTCGTTCTGTGACGTCTGCTGCGCTACTGTAATCTATCGATGGCATGATTTCCTCCGCTGGTCAGGCCTTCGCATACCCATACACATCCATTGTCCCACCCAATACATAAATTAGACGCATCTAAACTTAGATTGTGTCTAAACTAATGGCCTCACTACTGGAGACTCATCAGTTTAGTTTGAAGACCCAGCGAGCGTTTGAGCGGTTATGGATCGGGCCACTTCCTCTGGGAGTGCAACTCGTTCGTCGGTGCCATCGGGAACAAGCGTCACCATCCCAAATGAGGTGGTCTCAACAATTTCGACTACAGTTGTTGGGGTAATCTCGTGTTCAGAAAGGTACCGGAGTAGATCTGGGTCATTGTCTGGCACCCGTTCGATTCGAACCTTGTCGCCGACCTGCTGATCAGCGAGTGTTTCACCGGATTGTAACGGTGAAACGTCCAGATCCGCTGTGGGAATCGGGTCGCCATGCGGGTCAACTGCCGGATTCCCTAACTGCTCTGCAATTCTATCAGCGAATTGACTACTTATATGGTGTTCGAGGCGATCTGCTTCGTCGTGTACCTCAGCCCAATCGTACTCGAGACGCTCCGTCAGGTATCGTTCTAAGAGCCGATGATGGCGAATGATTTCGAGCGCGACCGGGATTCCAGTGTCTGTGAGTACAACGCCCTTGTAGGGTTCGTAATGGACAAAATCGCGCTCGGCCAATTTTTTCACCATACTGGTGACTGACGGTTGTTCTACGTCCATATGCTCAGCGAGCGTCGAGGTCCGCACCCGTTCATCCGTTTCGTCCTGGAGGTAATAGATCGCTTTGAGATAGTCCTCCATGATGGCGCTCAGCATTAGAGTGAAATTAGACGGGACTAAATTTATAATTTGTTACAAGGGGTTCCTGATGTTGCCAGCTGTGGGCGTAAGTCTGAGATGAGTCCGGTTATCGTCACGGTCAACACCCGCGTAATGATTTTCCGTATCTTCTTGTTG
Protein-coding sequences here:
- a CDS encoding PQQ-binding-like beta-propeller repeat protein translates to MRTATVVAIVVVVVILGGVAVYSFGLSGGEQLRLQERWVSDTARDLNANHHAPAAGRVNGTGMVYAPVSGRGDTPNCALYGLSAANGTSKWSYQIPTQNCAIHSVADPTLADYDSDGVREVLAATTEQAIIAFNPLTGEEELRVNLTDYGYTRPVVTDLRGDASKEIVVVDVKGTVLVVRPNGTNVWSARLESYTWGQPGVADFDGDGKKEVVIGISDGNLTMFEGDGSVSWRRQDAFGESITWMATGQADDDPGTEVVVATTGGTVALIDGNAGEIQWQKDFGNFAAVHAFGDGDGDGEPEIYAVARGGKLRSLDAKTGTVEWTTTLTSANVQMMPPPALGNVDDDEAKELVAVTNDGIVSVIDPRDGDVLDTYKREVSIFSHPQLADTDGDGVQEIYVMYGDGRVVALEAAGNREAKQTTETTKSSPSVDHTGDEFS
- a CDS encoding plastocyanin/azurin family copper-binding protein, which produces MLSTAGCLGGQSSSAQTVTMPGDLTFEPKTSTIETGETVTWTNESDIEHTVTAYEDEIPDGSAYFASGGFESERAAKNRISEGLIAPGESYEHTFDQAGTYGYFCIPHESSGMIGTVQVK
- a CDS encoding metal transporter, whose translation is MADKTQDTTTDGGVTADEEITQPLGLPRWVSALLPIVLLVLVLGVFAFTSPLAGVQSGTPLPDVTITHTTLPSDETVVLHVTNNGPESVTISQVLVDEAYWDFRVEGAGGDQTLAPMESAQIVIPYHWNPGWDLGVTLVLSDGATFHNTIVAPSQSPGFSLGLLGTLAVIGLFVGVIPVALGMLWFPYIKTMSDRWLHAVLLFAAGVLGFLAFDAGFEAFELAERIPGAYEGNLLVVFGIFGALLLVQAISAWREGRVAAGDSRASSGLWIAYLVAIGIGLHNLAEGLAIGSSFALGRVSLGAFLVIGFMLHNVTEGPAVVAPVARGERPALKHFAALGVIAGAPVIFGGWIGSLAYSPTIGAFFLAIGVGAILQVDWEIARMVRDAGGRVASATNLLAFLLGLAIMYVTDLFVAL
- a CDS encoding multicopper oxidase domain-containing protein; this encodes MPSIDYSSAADVTERLEERLVESLTGETSVSRRTVLGGLGVAGSAAVGLGSSRAAASSDHDDEGEHGNFGAVGEYRDLDFDPHEFLTAFNTGESGQDNVPQQVYEEDGQTVREFEFTAVDTTITIAPGIEFSAWAYNGQVPGPTIRAVEGDLIRVKFTNLGRHAHTIHPHLKNLNPRMDGIPQNGPGVLDTGESFTYEWIAQPAGTHFYHCHSLPLKEHIHRGLYGTIIVDPDPERVRENPREYVNYPGPITDDFREQLVEEAKSRNHEYAENDAVNEMVMVMNSFDTNFDGGNEVYAANTRAFGYGVGDTDGEGNWTAGETKRPIQIDKDQRQRVYLSNATEFDLINSFHTHSQFFDYYDHGTTLTPTNKTVDTIMQCQAQRGIIEIDYSDHEPGLYMFHAHQSEFAELGWMSFFEVV
- a CDS encoding metal-dependent transcriptional regulator — encoded protein: MLSAIMEDYLKAIYYLQDETDERVRTSTLAEHMDVEQPSVTSMVKKLAERDFVHYEPYKGVVLTDTGIPVALEIIRHHRLLERYLTERLEYDWAEVHDEADRLEHHISSQFADRIAEQLGNPAVDPHGDPIPTADLDVSPLQSGETLADQQVGDKVRIERVPDNDPDLLRYLSEHEITPTTVVEIVETTSFGMVTLVPDGTDERVALPEEVARSITAQTLAGSSN